The DNA region CATTACAAGACAAGGAATCCATGCAACAATATCATATACTAAAAGGGAAAAATCTACTTAAAAAGTAATTCCTCTTACCTTCTTTCACATTGAAAGATGATTCCTTTTCAAATTTATCTTCTTGAACTGATGTAAGAGAACCTGGTGTAAATCTACGACTGGGTTGGGGTTTAGGATGATCATGTGAACCCTTGTATACAATCTCTGTTATCTGTCCATCAGGAGAGCGTTCAAATATCTTTTTCACTTCACAGTTTGGATATGTACATTTGTAATAACTTCGTGGAAATTCACTTCCTTTAACAAGTTTCTGCCCATACTTTCGCCAGTTATATCCATCTTCTGATGATCTTTCAGCTCCAGCAGCCGGCTGATCACCATTTAATGTTTGATTACCAGGATTAGACTGACCTCTCTGATTTAGTTCATCAGACTCAATTGGAGCAGTACTAACTGATGAAGTATGCACAGCAACAGGTGCAGATATCCTCAGTTCTTTCGATGTAGGAATTATTGAAGATTCAAGCAAAGATGATGGTGCTAATGACTGAGGAAGGCATTGATCTTGAGCTTGCTTCAGAGGTTCATTTTGCTGTTGGTTCAAGCATGTAGAAGTGTATATTAAGGTATCAACAAGAAAATTCAATTCAGTAAAATAGACGCTGATTAAATGAAACAGCATTAATCTAGATTTATATGAAGCTTCatttcaaaacaaacaaaacaaaaacaaaaaccagaaAGACCTTATGTCTAGGAGGCTTCACTATGAAGTATGAACCACTTGAGCCAAGGCTCATTGGCCATTTAGCATCATAGTTTTGTCTATAGTGAATAGACATAaatttgtcaatttaattttctaagggaagaaaatatactaaaaattcatCTTACACCCATAGGAAATGCTCTAAGACCGTCATGATACATTACCTTGGGACGTATTGATGACGATTCTGATGTAGAGTAAGAACCGACAGGGAATTCAAACTCAAAGTTGTTGGATTTACTTTCAATATAAATGTTGCTTCTGGGAAATGAAAATCCACCAGTGCTGCCAAATCCTTGCATTGTTTGAAGTTTTGAGAAGGATCCTGTGGTTGGAGAGGGCTCTGCCTGCAAGATTACAAAGGCACTTAAAAAATACAGTATGTTGTTCAATACTCATCCCTTCCACAAGCAGCTAGCACACAAAAATCAACATGAAATGCTTAACAGATAATATCTTCCCCTTCCCTCTGTGGAGGAAAGATTTTCATTACCTAATCTGAATTGCAGTGACTTgatgttttccctttttttaaCCCCTTTGGGGATGTTGTCTAACAAAAATTAAGGAAAGTCGGCAGTGGTTTCAAAAGTAACCACTCGATATATGGCTAGTAAACCCACTATCTTTATTGTCTTGGCCTAAATTTCATATAGAATACATACCAAACATGTCTACAGATCACAATGGCACAAAATATGCACCTCTCAAGAAGCCATTGCCCAATCAAAACACATATACATTACCAACATCCTTTAGGCAATGGACAACACAGTGGAAAGGCTCAAAGACCTTTACAAAAAGGAAGATCCATTATGTGAAGAAACAACAATAGAGCACCTTTCCCGATAGAGAAATAAGAGAATATCTGTCTAAAAAAACCAGACGCATAACCCTACAAATAACTCAATATAGACACAAATTCCCCATATACGGAGTACAAGAACATATTTGGCAAATGGGCAATAGGTGGAGAAAAGAATCGAACCAACAAATTGAAATGTAATGAAAAGAATcaaatatatatcaatattttgCAAATTGTTCTTTAACAAAGCAGCAATCACATCAAATAAATTCCTGAAATCCTCTACTACGAGCCTAACGATGCAACATAACACCATTTCTTCACTtcaatattgtttaaaaaaagaaaagaaaaagaaaaaataaaaagacgaTGAAGTGTACTATTCACTCAATTGAAGACAGCACACCTTACACCTttctaaacaaaaattattaagaacAGCAACAAAACGGATAAGATCATAAAAACGTCATAATTTCATTtacttcttatttatttttttcatttttagttttctaAGCCCCCAAAATAGCAGCTAACAACGGCATCTATGCCGAATCTGAAACTACAACAGTGCATAACAGGAAGTAAATTGTTTTCCACTAGAAGATAAACAAAAAGAGAAGAGGAAACGACGCTAACTTTGACGTTAGAGAGAAGAACAGGCGATTCGAGAAACGACGTCGGACTGAGGCCAGGAGGGATGGTAATACAGGCAGACCTAGAGATCGGGAGCTTGGCCGGAGACATGAGCTTGTACTTAGCTCCACCGTTGGGTCCGGCGGCGCTCCTGGAGAAGACGGCGGCATCAGAGCTGCCGTCATCGACGCGGTCTGGAGCGTGAGCGTCGGCGTCGGCGCGTGGAGCAGCGAGTTGTTGCTGAGAGTGGGAGTTAGAGTAGAGAGAGTGTGAGTGAGAGTCCTCCATTGAGGATTCAGACAAGAAAGAGGTTAAAGGAAGTAGCAGAGTGCAGAAACAGTCAAAAGGAGGAGGGAGGGGTAGATTTGGGATTATGAAGAGTAGAGGGGGTAGAGTTGTAATTTGGAAAGGTAATGAATCAGGATGTTGTGTGTGATGAACgtagattttgtttttttttttttttaaagaatgaaCGTAGATTTTGTGAGTCACACAAATCTCAAATCAGTGGGCTGAATAATTaccaactttaaattttaaagtttaaacatgAGATATGCATCCAATTTATATTACACCTGTTCTATTCTATTCTGCAAAAATTAAGGATAACTTAGTTCATGATATCACATGTACCATGGTCCATTATATAATTATTGGTAATGATATATTTaatctataatttttattttgatcctatttaaCTTAACAACTTTACATTAgatattttattacaatttattttcgGTTGTCATTTACtcctaatataatttgataatttcacaactttattttcatatttttgtcaaaaaagtATGACTCCTTTTTGCCTGATCTCATAATGAGTGCATTAGTTGTGTTTTGTGTGATTTGTAAACATAAATACATGAGAATGTTTTTCAACTTTACCCGTAAAAGGTTGTGAAAACTAATAAACAACTTAAAAGCGGAGGACGGGAAGAGTAAACTAGGATATTGAAAATTaatggtttttgtgcttaagagAAGTATAAAGTCCGTATAGACAAGTTTTAGcacaaatattcaatatatgaaagtacacatataaaataaaataatataaaaagataatgaaagagtaaattgaaatttttggtATTTCGCAATTCACTACTTTGgtatttttattctttagtGAGCATTGCTACCAACATCGAGAAACAACCCtcattcattcttcttctttctttttttttttttttgataacatAAGTTTCCTCACTTCAGCGGACTATATTGTGTCAATCTAGATTCGAAACTCAACATCAAATTGTACATTCATGTGCACAAGGAGGCCAAACCAAATCCAAACCCCCAATACCTATGACATGAATCAAACCCCCATTATTTTGTTGTAACTAAGTGTTAAATGAGACTTGTCATCCACTAAATCAATACCCTAGGGGCACAACAATCATTTTATAATGAGACTATCTGATCTCAATAGTCTAATGATTTGCAAATCATTCTAACTATACAATTTGAAACGATTTcgcttcttttaaaaaaaagaagtggcAGCAATTATGCTCGTTACATTTTGTAGTGCGCTTAGTTTTTTTTAACGATATGATACTGTAATAAAATTACAATgcgtataaaatgaaactaaatacggagtaacatattgtacatattgagtgtatattgtcaaatgaagtTGTAGTTTAATTAGAATTATactttagtggtgttgtaataaaaTTACAGTGTctgtaaaatgaaactaaatagcatgtctcacatattaagTGTAAATTATAAAATGAGACTATAGGtgaataagaataatattttagtagTGCCGTAATGAAAGTACATTGTACATAAAATGAAACTTAATAATAAGTTGAATCTCAcgtattgaatgtatattattaaatgaacatGTAGTTTAATTAGAATGATAATCCGGtaatgttgtaatgaaactacaatgtgtataaaataaaaatgaacagCAAGTCTCATATATGgagtgtatattatcaaatacaattgtagttgaataataatgatactttaatttagtggtattgtaatgaaactacatgGTGTATAAAATGTAACTGAATAGCAAGTCTCACATAAtgagtgtatattatcaaatgaaactttaGTTGAATAGTAATGATGCTTTAATGGtgttataatgaaattacattgcatataaaatgaaactggatAATGAGAGAGTGTTATACCTGGAACATAATAGAATTTGTCGTCTATCATTGTTAATGGAAAAAACTtaaaatgatgtcattttgcTACTTGTCTATGATGCTACGTGAACCACGATCTAGAGTAAAAtttggcaaattatgttgtggacccaggtccaccttgtaaggtggacatgggtccaaaactacatcgtttttgtctttttttttttaattagtaaacatattgttgaatataaagttgtccaaaaatgtgtgaatgtagaggtttcaaagtgtgaatgtagatttatgatatgattgtgtgaatgtagagttgcccagaaatgtgtgaatgtggaggtttcaaattgtgaatatggagtatagaaatcgtgaatgtagagttatgcatgtgtgaatctgtaatagagttaagaagttttaacaacttgtagccctgtaatgtgtgaatgtggagttctcaagttgtgaatatggagtataggacctgtgaatatagagttttgaatgtgtgaatgcataacagtggtaatatagttactaaacatataatcaatgtgtgaatgtggagtttacaaagtgtgaatgtagagtatagtgtatgtgaatgtagaatataatgtatgtgaatgtagacccaggtccaccttgcaaggtggacctgggtccacggcataacaacccgtaAAATTTGTCCCAGACATTcaagcattcaaaaaaaaaaacaaaaacaaaaaactgcGTAACTATAAATTCTAAAGCCCAATTTGTGTTGGCCATCTTATTTAGATTAGGCCCAGCCCATAATAGATTGGAAACTGACGGCGTTATCTTCAAAAGTCAACCCTCAAATTGCAAACGGCGAATAATCAAAGTCAGAAGAGCCTCCACGCTCCAAGTGTCAACCCCCCCAAGTTCGAAGAATCCTATGATGATGCAATCATGCAAATTACAAATACCCTCCTCGCTCATCATCTCCTAAACCTCGCCATCTTTCATTCTCTGCTAACCTACAACACTTCCACAGCGTACCAGAGCTTCTATATATGCCTTCCACCCACATGGTAATCAATAATCATCTCTCTCTGCTTTAATTTGCATGCATTTCTGCTTTATTCTGTATAATATCAACAAAATTCAACTATGTTTCTTCTTGAATTCCGGAGATCTGTAAAGGACAATGTTATCTCTTTCATGTACTATTCATCTTGATCGAGTTACTATTGATTATACAGTCTTAATTATTGCATTGTGATGGCACCTTTTTATGCCTTCCATCTGTTTGGGTTTTTGTTCATTCTTGGAATTTGTAAACCCCATATGTTCTTTGTCAAGTTTAAGAAAAACCCAACCATGTAATCAGAGTCTAGTATAGAAATTA from Ipomoea triloba cultivar NCNSP0323 chromosome 6, ASM357664v1 includes:
- the LOC116022761 gene encoding probable WRKY transcription factor 20, whose protein sequence is MEDSHSHSLYSNSHSQQQLAAPRADADAHAPDRVDDGSSDAAVFSRSAAGPNGGAKYKLMSPAKLPISRSACITIPPGLSPTSFLESPVLLSNVKAEPSPTTGSFSKLQTMQGFGSTGGFSFPRSNIYIESKSNNFEFEFPVGSYSTSESSSIRPKQNEPLKQAQDQCLPQSLAPSSLLESSIIPTSKELRISAPVAVHTSSVSTAPIESDELNQRGQSNPGNQTLNGDQPAAGAERSSEDGYNWRKYGQKLVKGSEFPRSYYKCTYPNCEVKKIFERSPDGQITEIVYKGSHDHPKPQPSRRFTPGSLTSVQEDKFEKESSFNVKEDKLNSNDFNGYPVLSPGRVDDDGHEGAASQLLVTNDDTDDDDPFSKRRKLDGCVDITPVVKPIREPRVVVQTVSEVDILDDGYRWRKYGQKVVRGNPNPRSYYKCTNAGCSVRKHVERASHDPKAVITTYEGKHNHDVPTARTSANHETGATPLGGASRVRPEENDAISLDLGVGIGYGTEHRPNGQLHSFAPETLQGQVHISNSGMMTVQPPPMVCYGTIHGGINRFGSTRQNMVQAPGFDTLPLQPANQCPQTLGRVLLGP